A single Lacerta agilis isolate rLacAgi1 chromosome 10, rLacAgi1.pri, whole genome shotgun sequence DNA region contains:
- the DDX17 gene encoding probable ATP-dependent RNA helicase DDX17, producing MRGFGDRGRDRDRGGFGGPLPPKKFGNPGERLRKKKWDLNELPKFEKNFYAEHPEVARLTPYEVDELRRKKEITVRGSDVCPKPVFAFHQCNFPQYVMDVLIDQHFTEPTPIQCQGFPLALSGHDMVGIAQTGSGKTLAYLLPAIVHINHQPYLERGDGPICLVLAPTRELAQQVQQVADDYGKCSRLKSTCIYGGAPKGPQIRDLERGVEICIATPGRLIDFLEAGKTNLRRCTYLVLDEADRMLDMGFEPQIRKIVDQIRPDRQTLMWSATWPKEVRQLAEDFLHDYVQINVGNLELSANHNILQIVDVCMESEKDHKLIQLMEEIMAEKENKTIIFVETKRRCDDLTRRMRRDGWPAMCIHGDKSQPERDWVLNEFRSGKAPILIATDVASRGLDVEDVKFVINYDYPNSSEDYVHRIGRTARSTNKGTAYTFFTPGNLKQARELIKVLEEANQAINPKLMQLVDHRGGGGGGGGRSRYRTSNTSNNPNLMYQEECERRLRGVKDGRRDSGSFRDRERGESFANGANKAYGGAYGSANSAFGSQQGQYGYAQGAYGAAAYGASGYGAEYGAAGYGGANAANAGRNSQSTGQQQYAGMGRSGQQPQPLMSQQFPQPPGTNVMGYMGQTANYQYPPPPPPPPPARK from the exons ATGCGAGGCTTTGGAGACCGAGGCCGAGACCGCGACCGCGGCGG gttTGGCGGTCCACTTCCTCCTAAAAAATTTGGAAACCCTGGTGAACGTCTCCGTAAGAAGAAATGGGACCTGAATGAATTGCCTAAGTTTGAAAAAAATTTCTATGCTGAACACCCAGAAGTGGCCAGACTCACTCCA TATGAGGTTGATGAgctaagaagaaagaaagagattacAGTTAGAGGATCAGATGTTTGCCCCAAACCTGTGTTTGCCTTCCACCAGTGTAACTTTCCTC AATATGTAATGGATGTCTTGATTGACCAGCATTTTACAGAACCAACTCCAATTCAGTGCCAGGGCTTTCCATTGGCCCTTAGTGGTCATGATATGGTGGGCATTGCACAGACTGGCTCTGGAAAAACATTGGCA TACTTGCTGCCTGCAATTGTTCATATCAACCACCAGCCATACTTGGAAAGAGGGGATGGTCCAATT TGCTTGGTTTTAGCTCCTACCCGAGAGCTGGCCCAGCAAGTCCAACAGGTAGCCGATGATTATGGTAAATGTTCAAGGCTGAAGAGTACCTGTATATACGGAGGAGCACCCAAAGGTCCTCAAATCAGAGACTTGGAGAGAG GTGTTGAAATTTGCATTGCTACACCTGGACGTCTAATTGATTTCTTGGAAGCAGGGAAAACTAATCTCCGCCGATGTACATACCTTGTGCTAGATGAAGCTGACAGAATGCTGGATATGGGTTTTGAACCTCAGATTCGTAAAATTGTTGATCAGATACGG CCTGACAGGCAAACTCTAATGTGGAGTGCCACTTGGCCAAAGGAGGTTCGCCAGCTTGCTGAGGATTTCTTGCATGACTATGTCCAGATCAATGTGGGGAACCTGGAGCTGAGTGCCAATCATAATATCCTGCAAATAGTGGACGTGTGCATGGAGAGCGAAAAAGATCACAA actAATCCAACTGATGGAAGAAATCATGGCTGAAAAAGAGAATAAGACAATTATATTTGTGGAGACAAAAAGACGATGTGATGACCTAACTCGAAGGATGCGTAGAGATGG ATGGCCAGCTATGTGTATTCATGGAGACAAGAGTCAACCAGAACGAGATTGGGTGCTTAATG AGTTCCGTTCTGGGAAGGCTCCTATCCTCATTGCTACGGATGTTGCATCTCGTGGGCTAG ATGTGGAAGACGTCAAGTTTGTGATAAACTACGACTATCCAAACAGCTCGGAGGATTATGTGCACAGAATTGGCCGTACTGCCCGTAGCACCAACAAAGGCACTGCCTATACATTCTTCACACCAGGGAATTTGAAGCAGGCTAGAGAGCTAATAAAAGTCCTAGAGGAAGCCAATCAGGCTATCAATCCCAAACTGATGCAGCTTGTGGACCatagaggtggtggtggtggaggag GCGGTCGCTCTCGTTACCGTACGAGCAACACCTCCAACAATCCTAATCTGATGTACCAGGAGGAGTGTGAACGACGGCTCCGGGGTGTTAAAGATGGCCGGAGAGACTCGGGCAGCTTCCGAGACCGTGAACGCGGCGAGAGCTTTGCAAATGGAGCCAACAAGGCCTACGGTGGTGCATATGGGAGTGCAAATTCTGCGTTTGGGTCACAGCAGGGCCAGTATGGCTATGCCCAGGGAGCCTATGGAGCTGCTGCTTACGGTGCAAGTGGCTATGGGGCAGAATATGGTGCCGCTGGCTATGGTGGAGCAAATGCTGCCAATGCCGGGAGAAACTCACAGAGCACAGGCCAACAGCAGTATGCAGGAATGGGCCGTTCCGGCCAGCAGCCTCAGCCTCTCATGTCGCAACAGTTTCCTCAGCCTCCAGGCACTAACGTGATGGGCTATATGGGACAGACTGCCAACTACCAGTatccaccacctccaccaccccctccccctgcacgCAAGTGA
- the DMC1 gene encoding meiotic recombination protein DMC1/LIM15 homolog, producing the protein MKSMEDQVVQEEPGFQDDEESFFQDIDLLQKHGINVADIKKLKTVGICTIKGIQMTTRRALCSVKGLSEAKVEKIKEAANKLIEPGFLTASEYSEKRRMVFHITTGSQEFDKLLGGGIESMAITEAFGEFRTGKTQLSHTLCVTAQLPGMDGYTGGKIIFIDTENTFRPDRLRDIADRFNADHDAVLDNVLYARAYTSEHQMELLDYVAAKFHEEPGIFKLLVIDSIMALFRVDFSGRGELAERQQKLAQMLSRLQKISEEYNVAVFVTNQMTADPGATMTFQADPKKPIGGHILAHASTTRISLRKGRGELRIAKIYDSPEMPENEATFAITAGGIGDAKE; encoded by the exons ATGAAGTCCATGGAGGATCAAGTTGTGCAGGAAGAACCAGGATTCCAGGATGATGAG GAGTCGTTTTTCCAGGACATTGACCTGCTACAGAAGCATGGAATT AATGTGGCTGAtattaaaaaattgaaaacagTGGGAATTTGTACAATCAAAGGAATTCAGATGACAACTAGGCGAGCACTATGCAGTGTTAAGGGACTCTCAGAGGCCAAAGTGGAGAAGATAAAAGAGGCAGCCAACAAACTTATA GAACCAGGATTTTTGACAGCTTCTGAGTACAGTGAGAAACGTAGGATGGTGTTCCATATCACCACAGGAAGTCAGGAATTTGA TAAACTCTTGGGTGGTGGAATTGAAAGCATGGCAATTACTGAAGCCTTTGGGG AATTCCGAACCGGCAAAACTCAGCTTTCCCATACTCTTTGTG TAACAGCCCAGCTTCCTGGAATGGATGGCTATACTGGTGGGAAGATTATTTTCATTGACACAGAAAACACCTT CCGTCCAGACCGTCTTCGTGATATTGCTGATCGCTTCAATGCAGACCATGATGCAGTTCTTGACAATGTATTATATGCACGGGCATATACAA GTGAACATCAGATGGAATTGCTTGATTATGTTGCTGCCAAATTCCACGAGGAGCCAGGCATTTTCAAACTACTG GTAATTGATTCCATTATGGCACTATTCCGTGTGGACTTCAGTGGTCGGGGGGAACTGGCTGAAAGGCAACAGAAGCTTGCTCAGATGCTGTCAAGGCTTCAAAAAATATCAGAAG AATATAATGTGGCTGTGTTTGTAACTAACCAGATGACTGCTGACCCAGGAGCAACAATGAC ctttcaGGCTGATCCCAAAAAGCCCATTGGGGGCCACATCCTCGCTCATGCTTCTACAACTAGAATTAGTTTGCGTAAAGGAAGAGGAGAGTTGCGTATTGCCAAGATATATGATAG CCCGGAAATGCCTGAGAATGAAGCCACATTTGCAATAACTGCCGGAGGAATTGGAGATGCCAAAGAATAG